A region from the Chelmon rostratus isolate fCheRos1 chromosome 6, fCheRos1.pri, whole genome shotgun sequence genome encodes:
- the siah1 gene encoding E3 ubiquitin-protein ligase Siah1 isoform X2: protein MDEEMSRQTATALPTGTSKCPPSQRVPTLTGTTASNSDLASLFECPVCFDYVLPPILQCQSGHLVCSNCRPKLTCCPTCRGPLGSIRNLAMEKVANSVLFPCKYASSGCEVTLPHTDKTEHEELCEFRPYSCPCPGASCKWQGSLDAVMPHLMHQHKSITTLQGEDIVFLATDINLPGAVDWVMMQSCFGFHFMLVLEKQEKYDGHQQFFAIVQLIGTRKQAENFAYRLELNGHRRRLTWEATPRSIHEGIATAIMNSDCLVFDTSIAQLFAENGNLGINVTISMC from the exons AAATGAGTCGCCAGACTGCCACCGCGCTGCCCACAGGAACCTCCAAGTGTCCCCCCTCCCAGCGCGTGCCCACCCTCACAGGCACCACCGCCTCCAACAGTGATCTGGCCAGCCTGTTCGAGTGCCCTGTCTGCTTCGACTATGTCCTACCCCCCATCCTGCAGTGTCAGTCCGGACACCTG GTATGTTCCAACTGCCGGCCGAAGCTCACCTGCTGCCCCACCTGCCGAGGCCCCCTGGGCTCCATCAGGAACCTGGCCATGGAGAAGGTGGCTAATTCTGTCCTCTTCCCCTGCAAGTACGCCTCATCGGGCTGTGAAGTCACCTTGCCTCACACCGACAAGACAGAGCACGAAGAGCTGTGCGAATTCCGGCCGTACTCCTGCCCCTGCCCCGGCGCCTCCTGCAAATGGCAGGGCTCCCTGGACGCTGTGATGCCTCACCTGATGCACCAGCACAAGTCCATCACCACGCTGCAG gGGGAGGACATCGTGTTTCTGGCGACGGACATCAACCTGCCAGGCGCGGTGGATTGGGTAATGATGCAGTCCTGCTTCGGCTTCCACTTCATGCTGGTGCTGGAGAAGCAGGAGAAGTATGATGGCCACCAGCAGTTCTTTGCCATCGTGCAGCTCATCGGGACTCGCAAGCAGGCTGAGAACTTCGCCTACCGGCTGGAGCTCAATGGGCACCGGCGCCGCCTGACCTGGGAGGCCACGCCGCGATCCATCCACGAGGGCATCGCCACGGCAATCATGAACAGTGACTGCCTGGTGTTCGACACGTCCATCGCACAGCTGTTCGCCGAGAACGGCAACCTGGGCATCAACGTTACCATCTCTATGTGCTAA